In Mycobacterium sp. Aquia_216, a genomic segment contains:
- a CDS encoding PH domain-containing protein — MSYPDNALAAGEQVVIHRHPHWKRLIWPVVIFILVTGLAAFGSGYVNSTHWEQVAKNIIHGVIWGIWLVIVGWLTLWPFLTWLTTHFVVTNRRVMYRQGLLTRSGIDIPLARINSVEFRDKIWERMFRTGTLIIESASQDPLEFHNIPRLREVHALLYHEVFDTLGSEESAT, encoded by the coding sequence ATGAGCTATCCCGATAACGCCCTGGCCGCCGGGGAGCAGGTCGTCATCCATCGCCATCCGCACTGGAAGCGATTGATCTGGCCCGTCGTGATTTTCATCCTGGTGACGGGCCTGGCGGCGTTCGGGTCCGGCTACGTCAACTCCACGCATTGGGAACAGGTCGCCAAGAACATCATCCACGGCGTCATCTGGGGGATCTGGTTGGTGATCGTCGGCTGGCTGACGCTGTGGCCGTTTTTGACTTGGCTCACCACACATTTCGTCGTTACAAATCGCCGGGTGATGTATCGGCAAGGATTGCTGACCCGCAGCGGGATCGATATTCCGTTGGCGCGGATCAACAGTGTCGAATTCCGGGACAAGATTTGGGAGCGGATGTTTCGCACCGGGACGCTGATTATCGAATCGGCGTCACAAGATCCGTTGGAGTTCCACAACATTCCGCGGCTGCGCGAGGTACACGCGCTGCTGTATCACGAAGTTTTCGACACCCTGGGGTCCGAGGAGTCGGCGACCTGA
- a CDS encoding GtrA family protein: protein MSFADATIARLPAAFQPYAERHHEFIKFAIVGGTTFIIDSAIFYTLKLTILETKPVTAKVIAGIVAVIASYVLNREWSFRNRGGRERHHEALLFFAFSGVGVLLSMAPLWVSSYILQLREPMVSLTVENIADFISAYIIGNLLQMAFRFWAFRRWVFPDQYARNPDKALESALTAGGIAEVFEDEVESGNVTMLRAWRNRASRSTQVADSSDPRVSKTS, encoded by the coding sequence GTGTCCTTCGCCGATGCCACAATCGCGCGCTTGCCTGCGGCCTTTCAGCCCTATGCGGAGCGCCATCATGAATTCATCAAATTTGCCATCGTCGGGGGCACCACCTTCATCATCGACTCGGCAATTTTCTACACCCTCAAGCTGACGATTCTCGAGACCAAGCCGGTGACGGCCAAGGTGATCGCGGGCATCGTCGCGGTCATCGCGTCCTATGTACTGAACCGGGAGTGGAGCTTCCGCAACCGCGGCGGCCGCGAGCGCCACCACGAGGCGTTGCTGTTCTTCGCGTTCAGCGGGGTGGGGGTGCTGCTGAGTATGGCGCCGCTGTGGGTTTCCAGCTACATCCTGCAGCTGCGGGAGCCGATGGTGTCGCTGACCGTGGAAAACATCGCCGACTTCATCTCGGCCTACATCATCGGCAACCTGCTGCAGATGGCATTTCGCTTCTGGGCGTTCCGGCGCTGGGTGTTTCCCGACCAATACGCCCGCAATCCCGACAAGGCACTGGAGTCCGCCCTCACCGCGGGCGGCATCGCCGAAGTTTTCGAGGACGAGGTGGAGTCCGGCAACGTCACGATGTTGCGCGCGTGGCGCAACCGGGCGAGCCGGAGCACTCAGGTCGCCGACTCCTCGGACCCCAGGGTGTCGAAAACTTCGTGA